In Flavobacteriales bacterium, a genomic segment contains:
- a CDS encoding PorT family protein produces the protein MMKPLLYLCLILPQLAFAQISAEETYTSFIAPKNPEGPERQDRWMVDLSYSSWLEYPSNIELKPFGHSIGVQRMIDLPLNKKSTFGFAIGFGFNSQNYYHNGAFAEQLDSLNQHQGYTIVPLPAGYEYKRNKISFNYLEIPVQIRIRSSKKWHFFFYPGFKAGWLFNDHTKIIDDSGKYKRFGFKGFTQIQYGPTLHIGFNRFAVYGFYSLTPILKDGPAFSVFSMGISLNFF, from the coding sequence ATGATGAAGCCGCTCCTTTACCTCTGCCTGATTTTACCTCAACTGGCTTTTGCTCAAATTTCAGCAGAAGAAACTTATACCTCTTTTATTGCACCTAAAAATCCGGAGGGACCGGAACGACAAGATCGCTGGATGGTGGACCTTAGTTATTCCTCCTGGTTAGAATACCCTTCAAACATTGAATTAAAGCCCTTTGGACACAGCATCGGTGTTCAGCGGATGATTGACCTGCCCCTGAATAAAAAAAGTACCTTTGGCTTTGCAATTGGCTTCGGATTTAATTCGCAAAACTATTATCACAACGGTGCATTTGCCGAACAGCTCGACAGTTTGAATCAGCATCAGGGATATACCATTGTCCCTTTACCTGCGGGATATGAATACAAACGAAACAAGATTTCATTCAATTACCTCGAAATACCGGTTCAAATTAGAATCCGCTCATCCAAAAAATGGCACTTTTTCTTTTATCCCGGATTTAAAGCAGGATGGCTGTTTAATGATCATACCAAAATCATTGACGATTCCGGAAAATATAAACGATTCGGATTTAAAGGATTCACCCAAATACAATATGGTCCCACGCTTCATATTGGCTTTAACCGATTTGCCGTGTATGGATTTTATTCCCTTACACCCATCTTAAAAGACGGACCGGCATTTTCTGTTTTTAGTATGGGAATTTCCCTCAACTTTTTTTAA
- the rnc gene encoding ribonuclease III translates to MFARFRYRNSDDKALAAFIQSHFGFWPKNTSIYHQAFLHKSHLREEPNAHERSNERLEFLGDAVLDTVVAEYLFLKFPSETEGFLTKLKSKIVKREMLNHLGEKFHLDQQVRHTQFGINNPKSLLGNAFEALIGAIYLDKGFEFTRKIILHRILEAHINLEELIKVESDYKSRIIIWSQRERKKIDFILISEANLGAEMQYEIAIQIDSEAIAKAIARTKKEAEQLAAREAWKLMFPEE, encoded by the coding sequence TTGTTTGCACGTTTCCGTTATAGGAATTCTGATGACAAAGCACTCGCAGCTTTTATTCAGAGTCATTTCGGATTTTGGCCCAAAAACACATCCATTTATCACCAGGCTTTTTTGCACAAATCGCATTTGCGGGAAGAACCTAATGCACATGAACGAAGCAATGAACGGCTGGAGTTTTTAGGTGATGCGGTTTTAGATACGGTAGTTGCGGAATATCTTTTCCTAAAATTTCCATCGGAGACGGAGGGATTTCTGACCAAGTTGAAATCGAAAATTGTAAAGCGTGAAATGTTGAATCACCTAGGTGAAAAGTTTCATTTGGACCAACAGGTGCGCCATACACAATTTGGAATTAATAATCCAAAATCATTATTAGGAAACGCTTTTGAAGCTTTAATCGGAGCCATTTATCTGGATAAGGGATTTGAGTTTACCCGAAAAATAATCTTACACCGGATTTTAGAGGCCCACATTAATCTGGAGGAACTCATTAAGGTAGAAAGTGATTATAAAAGCAGAATCATTATCTGGTCGCAACGTGAGCGCAAGAAAATTGATTTCATTTTAATATCAGAAGCCAACCTTGGTGCCGAGATGCAATATGAAATTGCCATTCAGATCGACTCCGAAGCCATCGCCAAAGCTATTGCGCGCACGAAAAAGGAAGCCGAACAATTGGCCGCACGAGAAGCCTGGAAATTGATGTTTCCCGAAGAGTGA